The Engystomops pustulosus chromosome 1, aEngPut4.maternal, whole genome shotgun sequence genome has a window encoding:
- the TPST2 gene encoding protein-tyrosine sulfotransferase 2 isoform X2: MRFTMRKVILAFGFMILVALAVHLGQQMLECQQILDGGYGRKNRGVMKPENEELVMMDANNIEYRYSKDMPLIFIGGVPRSGTTLMRAMLDAHPEVRCGEETRIIPRILAMRQAWSKSGSEKLRLDEAGVTDGVMDAAVQAFILEIIAKHGEPAKLLCNKDPFTLKSSVYLSKLFPNSKFLLMIRDGRASVHSMITRKITIAGFDLNSYRDCLTKWNKALEVMYAQCLEVGEHKCLPVYYEQLVLHPKQTMHAIIEFLDIPWDDAVLHHEELIGKPGGVSLSKTEKSTDQVMKPVNLAALTNWVGKLPTDIVEDMARIAPMLARLGYDPFANPPKYGNADALVVNNTQRIHQNNSSHS; encoded by the exons ATGCGGTTCACAATGAGGAAGGTTATCTTGGCGTTTGGATTCATGATCTTGGTGGCCTTGGCTGTGCATCTTGGCCAGCAAATGTTGGAATGTCAACAGATTCTGGATGGAGGTTATGGCCGAAAAAATCGGGGAGTTATGAAGCCTGAAAATGAAGAACTTGTAATGATGGATGCCAACAATATAGAGTACAGATACAGTAAAGACATGCCACTTATATTTATTGGAGGAGTGCCCAGAAGTGGTACCACATTAATGAGAGCCATGCTGGACGCTCACCCTGAAGTCAGGTGCGGAGAAGAGACACGGATCATTCCTCGGATTTTAGCAATGCGCCAAGCATGGTCAAAGTCCGGCAGTGAAAAGTTGCGTCTTGATGAGGCTGGTGTTACAGATGGGGTCATGGATGCCGCAGTGCAAGCCTTTATATTAGAAATTATAGCCAAACATGGAGAACCTGCAAAACTACTTTGTAATAAGGACCCCTTTACCTTAAAATCATCCGTCTATCTTTCCAAACTGTTTCCAAATTCCAAGTTTCTGCTGATGATTCGGGATGGCCGTGCGTCTGTACATTCCATGATTACTAGGAAGATAACTATAGCTGGCTTTGATCTCAACAGCTACAGAGACTGTCTGACCAAATGGAACAAAGCGTTAGAGGTCATGTACGCCCAGTGCTTAGAGGTCGGGGAGCACAAGTGCCTTCCGGTGTACTATGAACAGCTAGTGCTACATCCCAAGCAAACCATGCATGCCATTATCGAGTTTCTGGACATCCCATGGGATGATGCTGTGCtccaccatgaggaattgatcgGGAAACCAGGAGGTGTATCCCTCTCTAA AACAGAAAAGTCAACAGACCAAGTAATGAAACCTGTGAATCTTGCGGCCTTGACTAATTGGGTTGGAAAGCTTCCAACAGATATTGTAGAGGACATGGCTCGAATAGCTCCAATGCTAGCTCGGCTAGGGTATGACCCCTTCGCAAACCCACCAAAATATGGTAATGCAGATGCATTGGTGGTCAACAACACCCAGAGA ATTCATCAGAATAATTCATCACACTCGTGA
- the TPST2 gene encoding protein-tyrosine sulfotransferase 2 isoform X1, whose protein sequence is MRFTMRKVILAFGFMILVALAVHLGQQMLECQQILDGGYGRKNRGVMKPENEELVMMDANNIEYRYSKDMPLIFIGGVPRSGTTLMRAMLDAHPEVRCGEETRIIPRILAMRQAWSKSGSEKLRLDEAGVTDGVMDAAVQAFILEIIAKHGEPAKLLCNKDPFTLKSSVYLSKLFPNSKFLLMIRDGRASVHSMITRKITIAGFDLNSYRDCLTKWNKALEVMYAQCLEVGEHKCLPVYYEQLVLHPKQTMHAIIEFLDIPWDDAVLHHEELIGKPGGVSLSKTEKSTDQVMKPVNLAALTNWVGKLPTDIVEDMARIAPMLARLGYDPFANPPKYGNADALVVNNTQRILKGDFKTPSSLKGFIQIHQNNSSHS, encoded by the exons ATGCGGTTCACAATGAGGAAGGTTATCTTGGCGTTTGGATTCATGATCTTGGTGGCCTTGGCTGTGCATCTTGGCCAGCAAATGTTGGAATGTCAACAGATTCTGGATGGAGGTTATGGCCGAAAAAATCGGGGAGTTATGAAGCCTGAAAATGAAGAACTTGTAATGATGGATGCCAACAATATAGAGTACAGATACAGTAAAGACATGCCACTTATATTTATTGGAGGAGTGCCCAGAAGTGGTACCACATTAATGAGAGCCATGCTGGACGCTCACCCTGAAGTCAGGTGCGGAGAAGAGACACGGATCATTCCTCGGATTTTAGCAATGCGCCAAGCATGGTCAAAGTCCGGCAGTGAAAAGTTGCGTCTTGATGAGGCTGGTGTTACAGATGGGGTCATGGATGCCGCAGTGCAAGCCTTTATATTAGAAATTATAGCCAAACATGGAGAACCTGCAAAACTACTTTGTAATAAGGACCCCTTTACCTTAAAATCATCCGTCTATCTTTCCAAACTGTTTCCAAATTCCAAGTTTCTGCTGATGATTCGGGATGGCCGTGCGTCTGTACATTCCATGATTACTAGGAAGATAACTATAGCTGGCTTTGATCTCAACAGCTACAGAGACTGTCTGACCAAATGGAACAAAGCGTTAGAGGTCATGTACGCCCAGTGCTTAGAGGTCGGGGAGCACAAGTGCCTTCCGGTGTACTATGAACAGCTAGTGCTACATCCCAAGCAAACCATGCATGCCATTATCGAGTTTCTGGACATCCCATGGGATGATGCTGTGCtccaccatgaggaattgatcgGGAAACCAGGAGGTGTATCCCTCTCTAA AACAGAAAAGTCAACAGACCAAGTAATGAAACCTGTGAATCTTGCGGCCTTGACTAATTGGGTTGGAAAGCTTCCAACAGATATTGTAGAGGACATGGCTCGAATAGCTCCAATGCTAGCTCGGCTAGGGTATGACCCCTTCGCAAACCCACCAAAATATGGTAATGCAGATGCATTGGTGGTCAACAACACCCAGAGA ATCTTAAAGGGTGACTTTAAAACACCAAGTAGCCTGAAAGGATTTATTCAG ATTCATCAGAATAATTCATCACACTCGTGA